The following are encoded together in the Deinococcus soli (ex Cha et al. 2016) genome:
- a CDS encoding ArsC/Spx/MgsR family protein encodes MSELQVQVFGTRKSKETRAAERFFKERKIKIHFVDLKERPIAKGELGRFVQKFGLNALLDLEGKAYERSNLAYLRTTEDGVIARIIDDPELLRLPLVRAGKHLTVGEDTEGWKAMVAGS; translated from the coding sequence ATGAGTGAGTTGCAGGTGCAGGTGTTCGGCACGCGCAAGAGCAAGGAAACCCGCGCCGCCGAGCGCTTCTTCAAGGAACGCAAGATCAAGATCCACTTCGTGGACCTGAAGGAGCGCCCCATCGCCAAGGGGGAGCTCGGCCGGTTCGTGCAGAAGTTCGGCCTGAACGCCCTGCTGGACCTGGAAGGCAAGGCGTACGAGCGCAGCAACCTCGCGTACCTGCGCACCACCGAGGACGGCGTGATCGCCAGGATCATCGACGATCCGGAGCTGCTGCGGTTGCCGCTGGTGCGCGCCGGGAAGCACCTGACCGTCGGTGAGGACACCGAGGGCTGGAAGGCGATGGTGGCCGGAAGCTGA
- a CDS encoding GNAT family N-acetyltransferase, translating to MIRVAPIAGHEWDAAAAILTGANPHEPLTGEEYRRQMREQQDWGHGWAVFVAHAGGEVAGVAGYHQNPGAFHPHHYGLDLAVAPHAQGRGVGAALWETLAADLRARNAESARLLAREDHPVAPGFLTRRGFTGGKRYFMSTLHVPDFDPAPYAALEARVQARGVRIRTLTELRAAGTPDLVGRLHALMSDVRQDVPRSEPATPLTRQVFEDGVLGDPGLLPDAYLIAEADGTWVGQTACFRSDASPDLLTGLTGVTRPWRGQGVATALKLAAIRAARTVGATTIRTDNASDNAPMLAINDHLGFVRDPASVSYVIRFG from the coding sequence ATGATCCGCGTCGCACCCATCGCCGGGCACGAGTGGGACGCCGCCGCCGCGATCCTGACCGGCGCGAACCCGCACGAACCCCTGACGGGCGAGGAATACCGCCGCCAGATGCGTGAACAGCAGGACTGGGGTCACGGCTGGGCCGTGTTCGTCGCCCACGCCGGCGGCGAGGTGGCGGGTGTCGCCGGGTACCACCAGAACCCCGGCGCGTTCCACCCGCACCACTACGGCCTGGACCTCGCCGTCGCGCCGCACGCGCAGGGACGAGGGGTCGGCGCGGCCCTCTGGGAGACCCTGGCCGCCGATCTGCGCGCCCGGAACGCCGAGTCCGCCCGCCTCCTGGCCCGCGAGGACCACCCGGTCGCGCCCGGCTTCCTGACCCGCCGGGGCTTCACGGGCGGCAAGCGGTACTTCATGTCCACCCTGCACGTCCCGGACTTCGATCCCGCCCCGTACGCCGCGCTGGAGGCCCGCGTGCAGGCGCGCGGCGTCCGCATCCGCACCCTGACCGAGCTGCGCGCCGCAGGCACGCCGGACCTCGTGGGCCGCCTGCACGCCCTCATGAGCGACGTGCGCCAGGACGTGCCCCGTTCCGAACCCGCCACGCCCCTGACCCGGCAGGTGTTCGAGGACGGCGTCCTCGGCGACCCCGGCCTGCTGCCAGACGCGTACCTGATCGCCGAGGCGGACGGCACGTGGGTGGGCCAGACCGCCTGCTTTCGCAGCGACGCCAGCCCCGACCTCCTGACCGGCCTGACCGGCGTCACCCGCCCCTGGCGCGGCCAGGGCGTCGCCACCGCCCTGAAACTCGCCGCGATCCGCGCCGCCCGCACCGTCGGGGCCACGACCATCCGCACCGACAACGCCAGCGACAACGCCCCCATGCTCGCCATCAACGACCACCTCGGCTTCGTGCGTGATCCTGCCAGCGTGTCGTACGTGATCCGCTTCGGGTGA
- a CDS encoding GNAT family N-acetyltransferase has protein sequence MTAPRPFALRPATDADLGALADLLTAVNPRHPYTADSLAHDLHSLRAHPLGLHVAQWVAHTPDGALLGAASALQFGGMYHPDRYHAEVGVHPGARGHGVGAALAAHVTAHLEARGAREVLAGAYEDEPLSLHFLASRGFREVMRFFDNVLDMAEFDPDAWAERATLPGGLRAVTLADLSAELGEDAARRAYYAGWLAAREDVPRTAAATPVAYEDFLTRLDRPEHLPRGTLLAVTPAGEVAALSELHRDLHDPQRLNTGLTGTTRAWRRQGLALALKVAALRVARDLGAREVWTGNATTNAPMLALNDRLGFRPRVAWVEMQRGQVDG, from the coding sequence GTGACCGCCCCGCGACCCTTCGCGCTGCGGCCCGCCACGGACGCCGACCTGGGCGCCCTGGCGGACCTGCTGACGGCAGTCAATCCCCGCCACCCGTACACCGCCGACTCGCTGGCGCACGACCTGCACTCGCTGCGGGCGCACCCGCTGGGGCTGCACGTCGCGCAGTGGGTGGCGCACACCCCGGACGGGGCGCTGCTGGGCGCCGCGTCCGCGTTGCAGTTCGGTGGGATGTACCACCCGGACCGCTACCACGCCGAGGTCGGCGTGCACCCCGGCGCGCGCGGCCATGGGGTCGGCGCGGCGCTCGCGGCGCACGTCACCGCGCACCTGGAGGCGCGGGGCGCGCGCGAGGTCCTGGCCGGGGCGTATGAGGACGAACCGCTCAGCCTGCACTTCCTGGCGTCGCGGGGCTTCCGGGAGGTCATGCGCTTCTTCGACAACGTGCTCGACATGGCCGAGTTCGACCCGGACGCCTGGGCGGAACGGGCGACCCTGCCCGGCGGTCTGCGCGCCGTGACCCTGGCCGACCTGAGCGCCGAACTGGGCGAGGACGCCGCCCGCCGCGCGTACTACGCAGGCTGGCTGGCCGCGCGGGAGGACGTGCCCCGCACCGCCGCCGCGACCCCGGTCGCCTATGAGGACTTCCTGACGCGTCTGGACCGCCCGGAACACCTGCCCCGCGGCACCCTGCTGGCCGTCACCCCGGCGGGCGAGGTCGCGGCCCTGTCCGAACTGCACCGCGACCTGCACGACCCGCAGCGCCTGAACACCGGCCTGACCGGCACCACCCGCGCGTGGCGCCGGCAGGGGCTGGCACTGGCACTGAAGGTCGCCGCGCTGCGCGTCGCGCGGGACCTCGGTGCCCGCGAGGTCTGGACCGGGAACGCCACCACCAACGCGCCCATGCTGGCCCTGAACGACCGCCTGGGCTTCCGCCCCCGCGTCGCCTGGGTCGAGATGCAGCGTGGTCAGGTGGACGGATGA
- a CDS encoding GNAT family N-acetyltransferase produces MTDPQPVTLRDLQKPDDFAEVAALLSAADPEWPLTAEMMATWDEAHDPALYRRERVAEQGGRIVGVSHVGHDDFAFEDWRYFGRVVVHPDARGRGVGTALYDDAFAALRGRGAQDLRTMLSDQPEDAPGRAFLAARGYVRTWDRFESRLHTADADLGAFDDLMAAVAADGVQLRSVADLAGDPQRDRRLWELDWRLFQDVPMGQALTRRPFEAWLKQELEDPTFSHELSFVAVRPDVDDPLTGPYVGYSSLMSNPAGFFVIGMTGVRREDRGRGVAKALKVAAMRALAAAGGGEIRTFNDPPNKAMLAMNRALGFRRGPTRSRHELHLDPVTGERRPVPVPPELT; encoded by the coding sequence ATGACCGACCCACAGCCCGTCACGCTGCGTGACCTGCAGAAACCCGACGATTTCGCCGAGGTCGCGGCCCTGCTGAGCGCCGCCGATCCCGAGTGGCCCCTGACCGCCGAGATGATGGCCACCTGGGACGAGGCGCACGACCCGGCGCTCTACCGCCGGGAACGCGTGGCGGAGCAGGGCGGCCGGATCGTGGGGGTCAGTCACGTGGGCCATGACGACTTCGCGTTCGAGGACTGGCGGTATTTCGGACGGGTCGTCGTGCACCCGGACGCCCGGGGCCGCGGGGTGGGTACGGCGCTGTACGACGACGCGTTCGCCGCGCTGCGCGGGCGGGGCGCGCAGGACCTGCGCACGATGCTCAGCGACCAGCCGGAGGACGCGCCGGGCCGGGCATTCCTGGCCGCGCGGGGCTACGTACGCACCTGGGACCGCTTCGAGTCCCGCCTGCACACGGCCGACGCCGACCTGGGCGCCTTCGACGACCTGATGGCGGCCGTGGCGGCGGACGGCGTGCAGCTGCGCTCGGTGGCGGACCTGGCCGGCGATCCGCAGCGGGACCGCAGGCTGTGGGAACTCGACTGGCGCCTCTTCCAGGACGTGCCGATGGGACAGGCCCTCACCCGGCGGCCGTTCGAGGCGTGGCTGAAGCAGGAACTGGAGGACCCGACCTTCAGCCACGAGCTGTCCTTCGTGGCGGTGCGCCCGGATGTGGACGACCCGCTGACCGGACCGTACGTGGGCTACAGCAGCCTGATGAGCAACCCGGCGGGCTTCTTTGTGATCGGCATGACCGGAGTGCGCCGCGAGGACCGCGGAAGGGGGGTCGCCAAGGCCCTGAAGGTCGCGGCGATGCGCGCCCTGGCCGCTGCCGGGGGCGGCGAGATCCGCACCTTCAACGACCCGCCCAACAAGGCGATGCTGGCCATGAACCGCGCGCTGGGCTTCCGGCGCGGCCCGACCCGCAGCCGCCACGAGCTGCACCTGGACCCCGTGACGGGCGAGCGGCGCCCCGTGCCCGTGCCCCCGGAGCTGACGTGA
- a CDS encoding PIG-L deacetylase family protein: protein MSKGLKLLLIVPHPDDEVYGASGTLMGHLEAGEACGLVTLTRGEAGRTLGLCDSPEELARMREVELAACLEVIGLTGEEARAGGSVFEHHRFPDKYLKDQPLSALTEVAREAMVRLRPEVVLTFPPNGSNGHPDHVTTHRAVKAAWDALPDGERPRLWYYASDVPPENEALRAEWLPPNVRHDVTRFIVRKLQAIACHRTQALSTVDFIRKYPDRVTQETFHEVR, encoded by the coding sequence ATGAGCAAGGGACTGAAACTGCTGCTGATCGTGCCGCACCCGGATGACGAGGTGTACGGCGCGTCGGGAACGCTGATGGGCCACCTGGAGGCCGGGGAGGCCTGCGGGCTGGTCACACTGACGCGCGGCGAGGCGGGCCGGACCCTGGGCCTGTGCGACTCGCCGGAGGAACTGGCGCGGATGCGTGAGGTGGAACTCGCGGCGTGCCTGGAGGTGATCGGCCTGACCGGCGAGGAGGCGCGGGCGGGCGGCAGCGTGTTCGAGCATCACCGCTTCCCGGACAAGTACCTGAAGGACCAGCCGCTCTCGGCGCTGACCGAGGTGGCGCGCGAGGCGATGGTGCGCCTGCGGCCCGAGGTGGTGCTGACCTTCCCGCCGAACGGCAGCAACGGGCACCCGGATCACGTGACGACGCACCGCGCCGTGAAGGCCGCGTGGGACGCCCTGCCGGACGGGGAACGGCCCCGCCTGTGGTACTACGCCAGCGACGTGCCGCCGGAGAACGAGGCGCTGCGGGCCGAGTGGCTGCCGCCGAATGTCCGGCACGACGTGACCCGTTTCATCGTGCGCAAGCTCCAGGCGATCGCGTGTCACCGCACGCAGGCGCTGAGCACGGTGGATTTCATCCGCAAGTACCCGGACCGCGTGACCCAGGAGACGTTCCACGAGGTGAGGTGA